The Megalops cyprinoides isolate fMegCyp1 chromosome 12, fMegCyp1.pri, whole genome shotgun sequence genome contains a region encoding:
- the LOC118787464 gene encoding poly [ADP-ribose] polymerase 1-like, whose translation MAESQDDKLYRAEYAKSGRASCKKCKENIPKDSLRMAIMVQSPAFDGKVPHWHHLPCFWLKAAVQSPADISGFSELRWEDQEKLRKAIEDGGTAGGGGAKGEKTLSDFAVEYAKSNRSACKGCEQKIEKDQIRVSKRTVDPEKPQLGLIDRWYHTACFVQQREELAFRPEYSAAQLKGFLSLSDEDQAELKKRLPAAKRPRQRKADELDAEGTSKKKKPDKEAKQLEKQLKEQNQHIWNIKDKLKNSCSTNDMKELLISNDQEVPSGESNIVDQLADCMAFGALQPCEECEGQLVFKGDAYYCNGDISAWTKCVFKTQIPNRKDWVTPKEFHEIPFLKRFKFKRQDRVLPKVEPTPPALTAAAATAATSSTSAGRPLSGMKILSVGKLGRKKEELKAAVEELGGKVTGSASSAGLCISTPREVEKLSKKMEEVKGAGVRVVAEDFLTDVSSSRKSLQELIALHAISPWGAEVKLEAPAPPTAVPSKSSKKPASRGKEEEGKELGLERRREKMKLTVKGGAAVDPDSGLEDCAHVLDHNGKILSATLGLVDIAKGTNSYYKLQLLEDDMQKRYWVFRSWGRVGTTIGGNKLEKFDDKNSSLDHFCSLYEDKTGNSWTSSSFTKYPNRFYPLEIDYGQDEDAVKKLMTSAGSSSKLQKPIQDLIRMIFDIESMKKAMVEFEIDLQKMPLGKLSRRQIQKAYSILSEAQQVVSANASESYILDLSNRFYTLIPHDFGMKKPPLLSNLDYVQAKVQMLDNLLDIEVAYSLLHGGVEDDEKDPIDINYEKLKTKIEVIEKAAEEAKIIQEYVKNTHAATHSSYALEVEEIFRVVREGEQQRFRPFQDLHNRQLLWHGSRTTNYAGILSQGLRIAPPEAPVTGYMFGKGVYFADMVSKSANYCHTSQANPVGLLLLAEVALGNMHELKKATHITKLPRGKHSVKGLGRTAPDPSATVIFEGVQVPLGQGVSTEIQDTTLLYNEYIVYDVAQVNLKYLLKMRFNYLSSLW comes from the exons TCTCCTGCGTTTGATGGGAAAGTCCCCCACTGGCACCACCTGCCCTGTTTCTGGCTGAAAGCAGCAGTGCAGTCTCCTGCCGACATCTCCGGCTTCTCTGAGCTGCGCTGGGAGGACCAGGAGAAGCTCAGAAAGGCCATCGAGGACGGGGGCACTGCAGGAG gaggaggagctaAAGGGGAGAAGACCCTGAGTGACTTTGCAGTGGAGTACGCCAAGTCAAACCGCAGCGCCTGCAAGGGCTGTGAACAGAAGATAGAGAAG GACCAGATTCGTGTGTCGAAGAGAACGGTGGACCCGGAGAAGCCGCAGCTGGGCCTGATTGACCGCTGGTACCACACTGCCTGCTTCGTGCAGCAGCGGGAGGAGCTGGCCTTTCGGCCGGAGTACAGCGCCGCCCAACTCAAGggcttcctctccctcagcgATGAAGACCAGGCCGAGCTGAAGAAGAGGCTTCCGGCCGCGAAGAGACCGAGGCAA AGGAAGGCAGATGAACTTGATGCTGAAGGGACCTCCAAAAAGAAGAAACCGGACAAAGAGGCGAAGCAGTTGGAGAAGCAGCTGAAG GAACAGAATCAACACATCTGGAACATCAAGGACAAGCTGAAGAATTCCTGCTCTACCAATGACATGAAAGAGCTGCTGATCAGCAATGATCAGGAGGTGCCTTCAGGAGAGTCCAAT ATCGTGGATCAGCTGGCAGACTGCATGGCGTTCGGAGCTCTGCAGCCCTGTGAGGAGTGTGAGGGTCAGCTGGTCTTTAAGGGAGACGCATATTACTGTAACGGTGACATCTCTGCCTGGACCAAGTGTGTCTTCAAGACACAGATACCTAACCGCAAGGACTGGGTCACACCCAAG GAGTTTCACGAGATCCCCTTCCTCAAAAGGTTCAAGTTCAAACGTCAGGACAGAGTGTTGCCCAAAGTTGAGCCGACACCACCTGCATTAaccgctgctgctgctactgctgccaccagctccaccag TGCAGGAAGGCCGCTGTCAGGGATGAAGATCCTGAGTGTGGGGAAGCTGGGAaggaagaaggaggagctgaaggcAGCCGTGGAGGAGCTGGGGGGAAAGGTCACGGGGTCGGCAAGCAGCGCCGGACTCTGCATCAGCACCCCGA GGGAGGTGGAGAAGCTGAGCaagaagatggaggaggtgaagggggCCGGGGTGCGGGTCGTCGCTGAGGACTTTCTCACAGACGTTAGCTCTTCCAGAAAATCCCTGCAGGAGCTGATAGCCCTCCATGCCATCTCACCCTGGGGGGCAGAGGTCAAACTGGaggcccctgccccccccaccgcTGTGCCCTCCAAATCCAGCAAGAAGCCTGCGagcagggggaaggaggaggagggtaaggagttagggttagagaggaggagggag AAGATGAAGCTGACAGTGAAAGGAGGTGCAGCAGTGGACCCGGACTCTG GCCTGGAAGACTGCGCTCATGTCCTGGATCATAACGGTAAGATCCTCAGTGCCACGCTGGGCCTGGTGGACATCGCTAAAGGAACAAACTCGTACTACAAACTGCAGCTTCTGGAGGATGACATGCAGAAGCG GTACTGGGTGTTCCGGTCCTGGGGTCGTGTGGGCACCACCATCGGGGGAAACAAGCTGGAAAAGTTTGATGACAAGAACTCGTCCCTGGACCACTTCTGCAGCCTTTATGAGGACAAGACTGGGAACTCCTGGACATCCTCCAGCTTCACCAAGTACCCCAACAGGTTCTACCCCCTGGAGATTGACTATGGCCAG GATGAGGATGCTGTGAAGAAGCTGATGACGAGTGCGGGTTCGAGCTCCAAGCTGCAGAAGCCCATCCAGGATCTGATCAGGATGATCTTTGACATTGAGAGTATGAAGAAAGCCATGGTGGAGTTTGAG ATCGACCTGCAGAAGATGCCTCTGGGAAAGCTGAGCAGGAGGCAGATCCAGAAGGCCTACTCCATCCTGAGTGAGGCGCAGCAG GTGGTGTCTGCAAACGCCTCAGAGTCCTACATCCTGGACTTATCCAATCGCTTCTACACACTGATACCCCATGACTTTGGGATGAAGAAACCGCCCCTGCTCAGTAACCTGGACTACGTGCAG GCTAAAGTGCAGATGCTGGATAACCTCCTGGATATCGAGGTGGCCTACAGCCTTCTTCACGGCGGAGTGGAAGATGATGAGAAGGACCCCATTGACATAAACTACGAGAAACTCAAGACCAAGATTGAG GTTATTGAGAAAGCAGCCGAGGAGGCCAAGATAATTCAGGAATATGTGAAGAATACGCATGCTGCAACCCACAGTAGCTACGCGCTCGAAGTAGAGGAG atCTTCAGAGTGGTGCGTGAGGGGGAGCAGCAGCGTTTTCGGCCGTTCCAGGACCTGCACAACCGGCAGCTGCTGTGGCATGGCTCCCGCACCACCAACTACGCCGGCATCCTGTCCCAGGGCCTGCGCATCGCCCCGCCTGAGGCGCCTGTG ACAGGTTACATGTTTGGCAAAGGGGTGTACTTTGCTGACATGGTATCCAAGAGCGCTAACTACTGCCACACCTCCCAGGCCAACCCTGTGGGCCTGCTTCTGCTGGCAGAGGTTGCTCTTGGCAACAT GCATGAACTGAAGAAAGCAACCCACATCACCAAGCTTCCCAGGGGTAAACACAGTGTGAAAG GATTGGGCAGAACTGCTCCGGACCCCAGTGCCACAGTTATCTTTGAGGGTGTACAGGTACCACTGGGCCAAGGCGTCAGCACTGAAATCCAGGACACCACTCTGCTATACAATGA GTATATAGTGTATGATGTAGCACAGGTGAACCTGAAGTACCTGCTGAAGATGAGGTTTAACTACCTCAGCTCGTTGTGGTGA